In the Mya arenaria isolate MELC-2E11 chromosome 11, ASM2691426v1 genome, one interval contains:
- the LOC128207161 gene encoding uncharacterized protein LOC128207161, whose protein sequence is MGFTRHSGHGVNEMSKTKNKKSVRSLKLRATINNVIRSIESVMTNTNIVMGEVENLVKDIDKISARLEARFGQGALNESDVRYDSNRNVCEPAGPSGWPGWPEAASNSVLPSPNMDYTFLDLSQECTDCGMDNIRNISYTAKYPLWIQCDSWRAPTSVSELSEVSEVSTCFSSCSDRASQHSLNNLNNAQSVYQQHQEKRQTNENMQKIRQCCVVTCINPELTTGGNYCGLYEDIMEAKLEDLVWTDLECDESLSDSDHLSDGY, encoded by the coding sequence CGACACAGCGGGCATGGCGTAAACGAAATGAGTAAAACTAAGAACAAGAAATCTGTACGCAGTCTGAAACTGAGAGCTACAATTAACAATGTGATCCGCAGCATAGAATCCGTCATGACAAACACTAACATCGTCATGGGCGAGGTTGAAAATCTCGTCAAAGATATTGACAAAATCTCTGCACGGCTGGAGGCAAGGTTTGGGCAAGGAGCGCTGAACGAGAGTGATGTGCGCTATGACAGCAATCGCAACGTGTGTGAACCAGCAGGTCCATCCGGATGGCCTGGATGGCCAGAGGCCGCCTCCAACTCCGTGCTGCCGTCTCCGAACATGGATTACACATTTCTGGATCTCTCCCAAGAATGCACCGACTGCGGTATGGACAACATTAGAAATATATCATACACGGCCAAATACCCGCTGTGGATCCAGTGTGACAGCTGGAGAGCCCCCACCTCCGTGTCGGAACTGTCGGAAGTATCCGAGGTCAGTACCTGCTTCTCTTCGTGTTCTGATAGAGCATCGCAGCACTCACTGAACAATTTGAACAACGCCCAAAGTGTTTACCAACAACATCAAGAGAAGCGACAGACTAACGAGAACATGCAGAAAATAAGGCAATGTTGTGTTGTGACGTGCATCAATCCGGAGTTAACTACAGGCGGAAATTATTGTGGTTTGTATGAAGACATCATGGAGGCAAAGTTAGAAGATTTAGTTTGGACCGACCTCGAATGTGACGAAAGTCTCAGTGACAGTGACCATCTGTCCGACGGTTATTAA